Genomic segment of Streptomyces sp. NBC_01210:
GGCCTGTGTGAGCCGCCCGAGATCCACGAGTCGTACACCTCGGGCGCCACCGAGAACCTCCTGGAGAAGTTCCGGATCGCCCTCAAGGACGCCCGCGACACCGCGATCGCAGACGGCGACGAGCTGACGCTGGAGTACGTGAAGGCGATGTACTCCAAGTTCGTGTCCACGATGGGGGAGTCGAACTACAACCGGGAGCTCTACCGCCCGGACTGGATGCACATCATCCGCTCCCAGGCCTTCGCCAACCTCTGGATGAAGGCGCTCAAGGCCCACGACGGGGGACTGGCTGTCGTACGGGCGATGGGCACCGACGAACTCCACGTCATCGGAGACTGGCGCCGTGTCTTCCCCGAAGGCCGCTCGGTTACCGAGGTCAAGGTCAAGGACACATACACCGCAGGAACCGGCACCGACGCCGGCACGGGGCAGGAGCAGTAAATGCCGGAGAAGAACATCGAGTTCGGGAAGTTCGGAGCCCGGGGCATCAGGGGCAGCGACGCCGTCGCCCGCCAGCTCGACCGGCTCGCCGGCCACATCGCCACCCCAGTGACCGCCAAGCGGGGCCTGATGGCACGCCTGCACTACCTGACGACTTCGGGCAGGACCTGGCAGGCCGCCAAAGACGCCGGACTGACCGTGAGCGACCGGACGCTGAAGGCATGGCTGGAGGACAAACGCCGTCCGTCGAAGGCCAACCTGAAACGCATCGACGCCGCCTACAGGGCGGTGCGGCGCCGCAACGTCGCCCGCCACCTCACCGCCCGCCTCAACCGCGAGGGCCGAGGCACCCGCGTGGAGATCCACCCCCTCGACCAGTCCGGCGTGGCCCGCCCGCTCCAGCGCGTGGTCGCACACCGGACGATGAACGTGCGCCGCTGGGACAAGATCGTCGGATCCTGGGCGGCCGGCGACCACCAGGGCCTGGACGACGCCTGGACCGCCGATGTCCTGCCCGACCTCGGCTCCCAGTGGGGCCAGTACGAGTACGTCAAAAACATCGGCTTCGCCGCGTAGAGACCGACCCCCGCAAGGCAATGGTCTCCAGCGTCTGCCGGCATGGCGTACGGTGGTGCGAACCGGCGCGGGGTGGAGCAGCTCGGTAGCTCGCTGGGCTCATAACCCAGAGGTCGCAGGTTCAAATCCTGTCCCCGCTACTGCAGGGTGGGGGGCTCCGAACCGTACGGTTCGGAGCCCCCCACCCGTATGAGGCCTACATGTCGGCAGCCGTCATGCCCAACTGCCAGGTCAGGCACGAGCGCTGGCGCACCGAACCGGTCCGGGACGCGATCCGGTCGTGCCCCGACGCCAGCATCAGGCGACACTGGTCGGCCGGACGGGACGCAGCGGGCACTCCCATACGGTGGCGCCCCAGCCATACCAGCAGCGCCTGACGCCCTTCAGCCAGGTCCACCCCCCACCGGACCATCAACTGCTCCACGTCCGCGAGCCACCGGGCCCGGCCCGCCGCATCCCGCTGCCCCGCCCGTTCGAAGTCCAGCATGGCGCCTGCGAGCTGCGCCGCCTCCGGGTAGATCACCAGCGGGGCCGCCCGCATCTCCCGCGCGCCCAGCC
This window contains:
- a CDS encoding transcriptional regulator, with protein sequence MPEKNIEFGKFGARGIRGSDAVARQLDRLAGHIATPVTAKRGLMARLHYLTTSGRTWQAAKDAGLTVSDRTLKAWLEDKRRPSKANLKRIDAAYRAVRRRNVARHLTARLNREGRGTRVEIHPLDQSGVARPLQRVVAHRTMNVRRWDKIVGSWAAGDHQGLDDAWTADVLPDLGSQWGQYEYVKNIGFAA